From a single Sorghum bicolor cultivar BTx623 chromosome 5, Sorghum_bicolor_NCBIv3, whole genome shotgun sequence genomic region:
- the LOC110435907 gene encoding uncharacterized protein LOC110435907: MDQNSGNENIRPSDISNTAMDGRNAQQRKRRAEMTDEQREDNKRRHREYQRQYRARKKVELKNSTTTTILSQIVPTSSPAGVDFETGLSAIVENDEPDEPTDWLHRNDNYIPERTGPRTVLTGPLPTFGQTEVLSGPLPTSVQSEVNILDRCHNHVDVQTNEDEFDRELYEPTHDGWDGDGHAMDGDHGLHNDNLYDDDGQGHHYESYRVLPKGPAENSVTDDDPYEFIYQNLPQRHKLRQVSDCSYCGAIRFQYETPGFCCRKGKVQIHIPEVPTELKRLFTSQVHDDAKYFRKNIRYINSHFAFASLGVTLDRRYNSPRGTGIYIFRVHGGLYHRLDHLVPGGDNARHLQLYFYDTEDEALSHRAKRSPDLDINLIRNILAILHDNPYVHTFKRNGAFPNLDDYRIELNTNVTPDQRRYNAPTTSQVAAISGWKGTIHKGVLIGAWLYMARLIIVRSISEHTMVVMTH, from the exons ATGGACCAGAATTCAGGCAATGAAAATATCCGACCAAGTG ATATTTCTAACACTGCAATGGACGGAAGGAATGCACAACAACGGAAACGAAGAGCTGAGATGACGGATGAGCAGAGAGAAGATAATAAAAGGAGACACCGTGAGTACCAGCGTCAATATCGAGCACGGAAAAAAGTTGAGTTGAAAAATAGTACCACCACAACTATTCTCAGCCAAATAGTGCCGACATCCTCGCCCGCAG GTGTGGATTTTGAAACTGGATTATCAGCAATAGTGGAAAATGATGAACCCGATGAACCCACAGATTGGCTACATAGAAATGATAATTATATTCCAGAACGTACAGGCCCACGTACGGTCCTTACTGGTCCATTGCCTACTTTTGGTCAAACAG AAGTCCTTAGTGGTCCATTGCCTACTTCAGTTCAATCAG AAGTGAATATACTAGATCGGTGCCACAACCATGTAGATGTCCAAACCAATGAAGATGAATTTGACCGTGAACTATATGAACCGACGCATGATGGTTGGGATGGCGATGGACATGCCATGGACGGCGACCATGGTTTGCACAATGATAACTTATATGATGACGATGGACAAG GTCATCATTACGAGTCATATCGCGTGCTTCCAAAGGGTCCTGCTGAAAACAGTGTGACGGATGATGATCCATATGAGTTTATCTACCAGAACCTGCCACAAAGACATAAATTGAGACAAGTGTCTGACTGCAGTTACTGTGGTGCGATCAGGTTTCAGTACGAGACACCCGGGTTTTGTTGTCGAAAAGGAAAAGTACAAATACATATTCCAGAGGTTCCTACAGAACTGAAAAGGTTATTCACAAGTCAAGTGCATGATgatgcaaaatattttaggaaaaaTATACGCTATATCAACTCACATTTTGCCTTCGCAAGCCTAGGGGTTACCCTTGATCGCAGATATAACAGTCCACGAGGGACCGGTATTTATATATTTCGAGTTCATGGCGGGTTGTACCATCGTCTGGACCACCTGGTGCCAGGTGGCGACAACGCTCGACATCTACAGCTTTACTTCTATGATACAGAAGATGAGGCCTTGTCACATAGAGCCAAGAGGTCTCCTGATCTTGATATTAATCTCATCCGGAATATCCTTGCAATTCTTCATGATAACCCATATGTTCATACTTTCAAGAGAAATGGTGCTTTTCCAAACTTGGATGATTACCGGATTGAACTCAATACAAACGTCACGCCTGATCAGAGAAGGTACAATGCCCCAACAACATCCCAAGTTGCTGCTATCTCTGGATGGAAGGGAACGATCCACAAAGGTGTTTTGATAGGAGCGTGGTTGTATATGGCAAGACTGATCATCGTCCGCAGTATATCCGAGCATACCATGGTTGTTATGACCCATTAG
- the LOC110435807 gene encoding uncharacterized protein LOC110435807, with amino-acid sequence MPYSGVPLVPSSATPASTNNVNNRVDGTTGGYQADNNNENQVEEGDNDIQEGDMLSGVADVAQSTRYVTAREYYCFKLQVRRGIFNIILFGGRLFKQWAVDMYIKIESMRLDWYSNPDNQKLIRAELYQGLVDVISAGETQGSKVGKRIVLPRSFPGCDRDMQQRFLNAMAIVQRFGKPDYFITMTCNPYWEEITSNLEPGQEPQDRPELVARVYRAKLRDLKDLLIKKKYFGDVAAYVHVTEFQKRGLPHEHFLLIMKSGSKLTTPDAYDRVISAEIPDKDKYPELHDLVISHMLHGPYGVLNKNCACMV; translated from the exons ATGCCGTACAGTGGGGTTCCACTAGTTCCATCATCCGCAACTCCGGCTTCTACTAATAATGTTAATAACAGGGTTGATGGGACTACTGGTGGTTATCAAG CTGATAATAATAATGAAAATCAAGTGGAAGAAGgtgacaatgacattcaagaaGGTGACATGCTAAGTGGAGTTGCAGATGTAGCACAGTCCACAAGATATGTAACTGCACGTGAATACTACTGCTTCAAGTTGCAAGTTAGACGAGGCATTTTTAACATTATATTATTTGGAGGACGTCTTTTCAAGCAATGGGCTGTAGATATGTATATAAAGATTGAGTCTATGAGGCTAGATTGGTACTCTAATCCTGATAACCAAAAGCTAATACGGGCAGAGCTATACCAG GGACTGGTTGATGTTATCTCTGCTGGAGAGACACAGGGTTCTAAAGTTGGCAAGAGAATTGTGTTGCCAAGATCATTCCCAGGATGTGATCGAGACATGCAACAAAGATTCCTTAATGCTATGGCTATTGTGCAGCGTTTTGGAAAGCCAGATTACTTCATCACCATGACATGCAATCCATACTGGGAAGAGATAACAAGCAATCTCGAACCGGGACAGGAACCACAAGATAGGCCAGAACTTGTTGCAAGAGTGTATAGGGCAAAGTTGCGAGATCTAAAAGATCTTCTGATCAAGAAGAAGTATTTTGGTGATGTTGCTGCATACGTCCATGTTACAGAGTTCCAAAAGAGGGGGCTGCCACATGAGCATTTCTTGTTAATCATGAAGTCAGGGAGTAAGTTGACAACCCCAGATGCATATGACCGTGTTATTTCAGCAGAGATACCAGACAAGGACAAATATCCAGAGT